In Arthrobacter sp. SLBN-112, a genomic segment contains:
- a CDS encoding quinone oxidoreductase, translating to MTHAIVARQAGGPEVLEYAGVEPPTPGPGQLLFKVGAAGVNFIDTYKRSGVYKVQYPFTPGSEAAGTVEAVGEGVTGFAAGDRIATAEGINCYADYALVDEDAALPVPRGLDVFTAAALPLQGITAHYLMNSTFKVEAGHKVLLHAGAGGVGLLLIQLLKARGAEVFTTVSTDGKEELARNAGADHVLRYDGFAERVRDITSGTGVDVVYDGVGKDTFDGSLAALRVRGMLVLFGAASGPVPPFDPQRLNAAGSLFLTRPTMGHYLRDASERRWRSDEVFAAAADGSLKVRIGARYPLSQAALAHRDLEGRKTTGKVVLVP from the coding sequence ATGACGCACGCAATCGTCGCACGGCAGGCAGGCGGACCGGAAGTCCTTGAATATGCCGGGGTTGAGCCTCCCACACCCGGCCCGGGGCAGCTGCTGTTCAAAGTGGGCGCAGCCGGCGTTAATTTCATCGATACCTACAAGCGAAGCGGCGTCTACAAGGTGCAGTATCCCTTCACCCCGGGATCTGAGGCGGCGGGCACGGTGGAGGCGGTGGGTGAAGGGGTCACCGGATTCGCGGCCGGCGACCGGATTGCCACGGCCGAAGGCATCAACTGCTACGCGGATTACGCGCTGGTGGATGAAGACGCCGCCCTGCCGGTACCGCGGGGCCTGGATGTCTTTACCGCCGCGGCGCTTCCCCTGCAGGGCATCACGGCCCATTACCTGATGAACTCCACCTTCAAGGTGGAAGCCGGCCACAAGGTCCTGCTCCACGCCGGCGCCGGGGGTGTTGGACTGCTGCTGATCCAGCTGCTCAAGGCCCGGGGTGCGGAGGTGTTCACCACGGTGTCCACGGACGGGAAGGAAGAATTGGCGCGCAATGCCGGCGCAGACCACGTGCTGCGGTACGACGGGTTCGCGGAACGCGTCCGGGACATCACGAGCGGCACCGGCGTGGACGTGGTGTACGACGGCGTGGGCAAGGACACCTTCGACGGTTCCCTCGCCGCCTTGCGCGTCAGGGGCATGCTGGTGTTGTTCGGTGCCGCATCGGGCCCCGTCCCGCCGTTCGACCCGCAGCGCCTCAACGCCGCAGGCTCCTTGTTCCTGACCCGCCCCACCATGGGCCACTACCTCCGGGACGCCTCGGAGCGGCGCTGGCGCTCGGACGAGGTATTCGCCGCGGCAGCGGATGGCAGCTTGAAGGTCCGGATCGGCGCCCGCTACCCGTTGTCGCAGGCAGCACTCGCGCACCGCGACCTTGAGGGCAGGAAGACCACCGGAAAAGTGGTCCTGGTTCCGTAG
- a CDS encoding Pls/PosA family non-ribosomal peptide synthetase — translation MPGAAAAPPARTLIDVLRDTAARFPDASALDDGRTSLSYAQLLDAVRATGRRLHQAGLGAGDRIGIRIPSGTNELYVSILAVLLVGAAYVPVDADDPEERARLVFGEANVAAVLGAGGSIEQGPAGRGCSGPFKGARPPERGDDAWIIFTSGSTGTPKGVAVRHRSAAAFVDAEARIFLQDDPLGPQDRVLAGLSVAFDASCEEMWLAWRHGACLVPAPRALVRTGMDLGPWLINHGITAVSTVPTLAALWPAESLENVRLLIFGGEACPPELAERLAVEGREVWNTYGPTEATVVACAAPLGAPGPVRIGLPLDGWDLAIVDGNAVPVAEGGVGELIIGGVGLARYLDPAKDAEKYAPMPSLGWDRAYRSGDLVRFEQAGLIFQGRADEQVKLGGRRIELGEIDAALQSLPGVAGGAAAVQTTAAGNQVLVGYLAPAAGVALDLSVAREQLTASLPAPLVPMLTVVDSLPTKTSGKVNRHDLPWPLAGSGAAEANAAPLNIPDDAAWIVEQWSNVLGSPVTSLDADFFAYGGGSLSAAQLVSALRVRYPTITVADIYATPRIGALVEVARQSSPSGSAGPAPERTVRPTARKSQVFQTLMGVPLHILVGMRWLTYLMALNNLLAGIAGFTAAPTVSWWWVAASWLVFVSPAGRMLLAIAAARFLLRGVEPGIYPRSGRVHLRLWLAEQIQDLAGAISLASAPWVPYYARALGAKIGRDVQLHSLPPVTGMLTLGSGANVEPEVDLSGWWIDGDDVHIGAIRIGRGASVGARSTLMPGASIGAGAQVEAGSAVLGKVKAGQLAAGSPARRQGKARHSVPDAPAQGRFAARAWFVGFALASACLSIIPYLSAAAALWVAFAFIQGSTSLTEALPRLLPALAPASLVWFATNAVLVLAATRLLSVGIAEGYYRIRSRVGWQIWATERVLDLARDLLFPIYASLFTPVWLRLLGAKVGKNVEASTVLLIPKMTTVGEGAFLADDTMVASYELDGGWLRVAPAKIGKRSFLGNSGMTAAGRNVPKNSLVAVLSATPAKAKAGTSWLGSPPVRLRRTAIASDGSRTFQPPKRLKVARTLWELCRFLPVMLTVAIAAGTMLAFDWIAATLGYAAAALLTGVVMLLAGLVAAAASVVAKWILVGRIRPGEHPLWSSFIWRNEVVDSFIELVSAPWFARAASGTPALVWWLRALGAKIGSGTWCESYWLPEADLVTLGRNSTVNRGCVVQTHLFHDRVMSIDAVTLEDGATMGPHGVILPQASIGAGGTVGPASLVMRGEAVPAATYWMGNPVSPWSGPGSPPANRRSP, via the coding sequence CTGCCCGGGGCCGCGGCTGCGCCCCCGGCCCGGACGCTGATCGATGTCCTGCGGGACACTGCGGCCCGTTTTCCCGACGCCTCGGCCCTGGACGACGGCCGTACTTCGCTCAGCTACGCCCAGCTGCTGGATGCTGTCCGTGCCACCGGCCGCCGCCTGCACCAGGCCGGGTTGGGCGCCGGGGACAGGATTGGCATCCGGATCCCCTCCGGCACCAACGAACTGTACGTTTCCATCCTCGCCGTGCTCCTGGTGGGAGCCGCGTATGTCCCCGTGGACGCCGATGATCCCGAGGAACGTGCGCGGCTGGTGTTCGGCGAGGCCAACGTGGCAGCCGTCCTGGGGGCGGGCGGTTCGATCGAACAGGGGCCGGCCGGGCGGGGCTGCAGCGGACCGTTCAAGGGCGCGCGGCCCCCCGAACGTGGCGACGACGCCTGGATCATCTTCACCTCCGGTTCCACCGGAACACCCAAGGGCGTGGCCGTCCGGCACCGGTCCGCGGCAGCTTTCGTGGATGCGGAGGCCAGGATTTTCCTCCAGGACGATCCCCTCGGCCCGCAGGACCGGGTCCTGGCCGGGCTTTCGGTCGCCTTCGACGCTTCCTGTGAGGAAATGTGGCTCGCCTGGCGGCACGGTGCCTGCCTGGTGCCGGCACCGCGCGCCCTGGTCCGGACCGGCATGGACCTCGGGCCATGGCTGATCAACCACGGCATCACCGCCGTTTCCACCGTGCCCACGCTCGCCGCACTGTGGCCCGCGGAGTCGCTGGAGAACGTCCGGCTGCTGATTTTCGGCGGCGAGGCCTGCCCGCCCGAACTCGCCGAGCGCCTGGCGGTGGAAGGCCGTGAAGTCTGGAATACCTATGGCCCAACGGAGGCAACGGTCGTGGCCTGCGCAGCACCCCTGGGTGCACCCGGCCCCGTACGGATCGGGCTGCCGCTGGACGGCTGGGACCTGGCCATCGTTGACGGGAACGCGGTACCGGTAGCCGAAGGCGGAGTGGGCGAACTCATCATCGGCGGCGTTGGCCTGGCCCGCTACCTCGATCCCGCCAAGGACGCGGAGAAGTACGCCCCCATGCCCAGCCTGGGGTGGGACCGGGCGTACCGTTCCGGTGACCTGGTGCGCTTCGAGCAGGCCGGCCTGATCTTCCAGGGCCGGGCAGACGAACAGGTAAAGCTCGGCGGCCGCAGGATTGAGCTGGGCGAGATCGACGCGGCCCTCCAGTCCCTTCCCGGCGTGGCCGGTGGTGCCGCCGCGGTCCAGACCACAGCCGCCGGAAACCAGGTCCTGGTGGGCTACCTGGCGCCCGCCGCCGGGGTGGCCCTCGACCTTTCGGTTGCCCGTGAGCAGCTGACGGCGAGCCTCCCGGCCCCCTTGGTTCCCATGCTCACCGTGGTGGATTCCCTGCCGACCAAGACCAGCGGCAAAGTAAACCGGCACGACCTCCCGTGGCCCCTGGCCGGTTCAGGCGCCGCGGAGGCAAATGCCGCACCCCTGAACATCCCGGACGACGCCGCCTGGATCGTGGAGCAATGGAGCAACGTACTGGGCAGCCCCGTCACATCGCTGGACGCCGATTTCTTCGCGTACGGCGGCGGTTCACTCTCGGCCGCGCAGCTGGTCTCGGCCCTGCGGGTGCGCTACCCCACCATCACCGTGGCCGACATCTACGCCACGCCGCGCATTGGCGCCCTGGTGGAAGTGGCACGCCAGTCCAGTCCCAGCGGCTCCGCCGGCCCGGCACCGGAGCGCACCGTGCGACCCACGGCCAGGAAGTCGCAGGTCTTCCAGACCCTGATGGGTGTGCCGCTGCACATCCTGGTGGGCATGCGGTGGCTGACCTACCTCATGGCCCTGAACAACCTGTTGGCCGGGATTGCCGGTTTCACTGCCGCGCCCACCGTCTCGTGGTGGTGGGTGGCGGCGTCCTGGCTGGTGTTCGTCAGCCCGGCCGGGCGGATGCTGCTGGCCATCGCGGCCGCCCGGTTCCTGCTCCGCGGGGTGGAACCGGGCATCTATCCCCGGTCCGGGCGCGTCCACCTGCGGTTGTGGCTCGCGGAACAGATCCAGGACCTCGCCGGTGCCATCAGCCTCGCCAGTGCGCCCTGGGTGCCGTATTACGCCCGGGCGCTGGGGGCAAAGATCGGAAGGGACGTCCAGCTGCATTCGCTGCCACCCGTCACAGGGATGCTGACGCTGGGCAGCGGAGCCAACGTTGAACCCGAAGTGGACCTTTCGGGCTGGTGGATCGACGGCGACGACGTCCACATTGGGGCCATCCGCATTGGCCGCGGCGCCAGCGTGGGTGCCCGCAGCACACTGATGCCCGGCGCCTCGATCGGGGCCGGGGCGCAGGTGGAAGCCGGCTCGGCGGTCCTGGGGAAGGTCAAGGCAGGCCAGCTGGCGGCAGGGTCACCGGCCCGCCGGCAGGGCAAGGCCAGGCACAGCGTGCCTGATGCCCCGGCCCAGGGCAGGTTTGCCGCACGGGCCTGGTTCGTCGGCTTTGCGCTGGCTTCGGCGTGCCTGTCCATCATCCCGTACCTGTCTGCGGCTGCCGCTCTATGGGTCGCGTTCGCCTTCATCCAGGGCAGTACGTCGCTGACCGAAGCTCTCCCCCGGCTGTTGCCGGCCCTTGCCCCGGCATCGCTGGTGTGGTTTGCCACGAACGCCGTCCTGGTGCTGGCCGCCACGCGCCTGCTCTCCGTCGGGATCGCGGAGGGCTACTACCGGATCCGCAGCCGGGTGGGGTGGCAGATCTGGGCCACCGAGCGGGTGCTGGACCTGGCCAGGGACCTGCTTTTCCCCATTTACGCGAGCTTGTTCACACCCGTGTGGCTCCGACTGCTGGGCGCGAAGGTCGGAAAGAACGTCGAGGCCTCCACCGTGCTGCTGATACCGAAGATGACCACCGTGGGCGAGGGCGCCTTCCTCGCCGATGACACCATGGTGGCCTCTTACGAGCTCGACGGCGGCTGGTTGCGGGTGGCACCGGCAAAGATCGGCAAGCGGTCCTTCCTCGGCAATTCCGGGATGACTGCCGCCGGCCGCAACGTCCCCAAGAACTCCCTGGTGGCCGTCCTGTCCGCGACGCCGGCAAAAGCCAAGGCGGGCACCTCCTGGCTGGGGAGCCCGCCGGTCCGGCTGCGGCGGACCGCGATTGCATCCGACGGTTCCCGCACCTTCCAGCCCCCGAAACGGCTGAAGGTGGCACGTACCCTGTGGGAGCTGTGCCGGTTCCTGCCGGTGATGCTCACGGTCGCCATTGCGGCCGGCACCATGCTGGCCTTCGACTGGATCGCAGCGACCCTGGGCTACGCCGCCGCGGCCCTGCTCACCGGCGTCGTGATGCTGCTGGCGGGGCTGGTGGCCGCAGCCGCGTCCGTCGTCGCCAAATGGATCCTGGTGGGCCGGATCCGCCCCGGCGAGCACCCGCTCTGGAGCTCGTTCATCTGGCGCAACGAAGTGGTGGACAGCTTCATCGAACTGGTCTCCGCACCGTGGTTTGCGCGGGCGGCTTCGGGAACACCGGCGCTGGTCTGGTGGCTGCGTGCGCTCGGAGCGAAGATCGGCAGCGGCACATGGTGCGAAAGCTACTGGCTGCCCGAGGCCGACCTCGTGACGCTCGGCCGGAACTCCACCGTGAATCGGGGCTGCGTGGTGCAGACGCACCTGTTCCACGACCGCGTGATGAGCATCGACGCTGTTACGCTCGAGGACGGGGCCACCATGGGCCCGCACGGGGTCATCCTTCCCCAGGCCAGCATCGGCGCCGGCGGAACAGTGGGGCCGGCTTCCCTGGTGATGCGCGGCGAAGCAGTTCCCGCCGCGACGTACTGGATGGGCAACCCCGTCAGTCCGTGGAGCGGCCCCGGATCGCCGCCTGCTAACCGAAGGTCCCCATGA
- a CDS encoding M1 family metallopeptidase, translated as MSSSASAARGSVYEAGGAAPDPYLPGAGTDAFRVERYELDLDYRVASNRLSGRAVLHGVTCVPASAIVLDLAGLRATKVLLDGRKPLRFSQRAGQLVVSAHNTFEARQAFTLEVRYEGNPRPRRGLWGEVGWEELTDGVLVAGQPNGAPSWFPCNDHLRDKASYRFTVTTDANYRVVCNGVLQSHTARSSRETWVYEQADPMPAYLATVQIGRYALLELDSGRHGTPVPQTVAVPHALTDRARSGLALQPAMMRTFSSCFGPYPFPGYIVVVTEDELEIPLEAQAMSIFGPNHLGLDWESQRLIAHELSHQWFGNALTAASWQDIWLHEGFACYAEWIWSEEAGVMTVAERAEAAWRRLAAEEQDILVGDPGPERMFDDRVYKRGALAVHAVRMAVGDLAFFAVLQDWTASHRHGSVTTQDFIMAVSRTTAVDAESLLHPWLYEEPLPPLPAS; from the coding sequence ATGAGTTCTTCAGCATCAGCCGCCCGCGGCAGCGTCTACGAGGCCGGTGGCGCTGCCCCTGATCCGTACCTGCCCGGCGCCGGGACCGACGCCTTCCGGGTGGAGCGGTACGAACTGGACCTGGATTACCGGGTGGCCAGCAACCGGCTCAGCGGCAGGGCGGTGCTGCACGGCGTCACGTGCGTCCCGGCGTCGGCCATTGTGCTGGACCTTGCCGGGCTGCGCGCCACGAAAGTGCTGCTTGACGGCCGCAAGCCGTTGCGGTTCAGCCAGCGGGCAGGACAACTTGTGGTTTCGGCGCATAACACCTTCGAGGCCCGGCAGGCATTCACCCTGGAAGTGCGCTACGAAGGCAATCCGCGGCCTCGCCGCGGCCTGTGGGGTGAAGTGGGCTGGGAGGAACTGACGGACGGCGTCCTGGTGGCCGGGCAGCCCAACGGGGCGCCCTCATGGTTCCCGTGCAACGACCACCTCCGGGACAAAGCCAGCTACCGGTTCACGGTGACCACCGACGCGAACTACCGCGTGGTATGCAACGGCGTGCTGCAATCGCATACTGCCCGTTCCAGCCGCGAAACCTGGGTTTACGAACAGGCCGATCCCATGCCCGCCTACCTGGCCACCGTGCAGATCGGCCGTTACGCGCTCCTGGAACTGGACAGCGGACGGCACGGCACCCCCGTTCCGCAGACCGTGGCCGTCCCCCACGCACTCACGGACCGGGCACGTTCCGGCCTGGCACTCCAGCCGGCAATGATGCGCACGTTCAGCAGTTGCTTTGGCCCCTACCCTTTTCCGGGGTACATCGTGGTGGTCACCGAGGACGAACTGGAAATCCCGCTTGAGGCGCAGGCCATGTCCATCTTTGGCCCCAACCACCTGGGCCTGGACTGGGAGTCCCAGCGCCTGATCGCCCATGAGCTCTCACACCAGTGGTTTGGCAATGCCCTGACGGCGGCCAGCTGGCAGGACATCTGGTTGCACGAGGGCTTCGCCTGCTACGCCGAATGGATCTGGTCCGAGGAAGCCGGCGTCATGACCGTGGCGGAGCGGGCCGAGGCTGCCTGGCGCCGGCTGGCCGCCGAAGAACAGGACATCCTGGTGGGAGACCCCGGCCCCGAACGCATGTTCGATGACCGCGTCTACAAACGGGGCGCGCTGGCTGTCCATGCCGTCCGGATGGCCGTGGGCGACCTCGCCTTCTTCGCCGTCCTGCAGGACTGGACCGCCAGCCACCGGCATGGCTCGGTCACCACGCAGGACTTCATCATGGCGGTCAGCCGGACAACAGCCGTTGATGCCGAATCCCTGCTGCACCCTTGGCTCTACGAGGAGCCGCTGCCGCCGCTGCCCGCGTCCTGA
- a CDS encoding 4'-phosphopantetheinyl transferase superfamily protein, whose protein sequence is MALSLSRAGGWTLLAAVVDAAPETRLGIDIEDPSRTGFDGFDALALAPAERLALRDLTADLLPAARARLWARKEAWLKMTGEGLRTAPSSVDVLECAGLRDLGPAETGLPAHLAAAVALSGPGQDAGSGGSGSS, encoded by the coding sequence ATGGCCCTGAGCCTGTCCCGGGCCGGCGGCTGGACGCTGCTGGCTGCTGTGGTGGACGCGGCCCCGGAAACCCGTCTCGGAATTGACATCGAGGACCCTTCCCGCACCGGTTTCGACGGGTTCGACGCCCTGGCGCTGGCACCCGCGGAGCGGCTGGCCCTCCGGGACCTCACGGCGGATCTCCTGCCCGCCGCAAGGGCCAGGCTCTGGGCCCGTAAGGAAGCCTGGCTGAAGATGACCGGTGAGGGACTCAGGACCGCGCCGTCTTCCGTGGACGTCCTGGAATGTGCCGGCCTGCGCGACCTTGGCCCCGCGGAAACCGGGCTGCCCGCCCACCTTGCTGCCGCCGTCGCGCTTTCCGGGCCTGGTCAGGACGCGGGCAGCGGCGGCAGCGGCTCCTCGTAG
- the pheT gene encoding phenylalanine--tRNA ligase subunit beta, whose translation MRIPLSWLREFAAVPAGATAEDVMAELVKVGFEEEAVHRPTDTLRGPIVVGQVLSLVKEPQTNGKTINWCQVRVVPEGQEQALTGDGIDPSGVQGIICGAHNFVEGDKVVVTLPGAVLPGDFHISARKTYGHLSAGMIASVRELGIGDDHDGILVLSRIGLDPEVGTDAMELLGLYDEAAEINVTPDRGYAFSIRGVAREYAHATGTAFTDPAEKVNAPAELSGGYGVKLNDDAPIYGKPGCDRFVARTVRGVDATKPAPLWMVSRLRLAGIRSISLPVDISNYVMLELGQPTHCYDLDKLSGDIVVRRAAAAEKITTLDGKERTLDVEDLLITDDSGAIGIAGVMGGAATEVSSSTSNVLVEAAHFDDVSIGRSRRRHKLPSEASKRFERGVDWQVAGIAAQRVVDLLVELAGGTADEAGTDVGTAPETVTIELPAGFAAARIGVDFTEAQIVTSLEDLGAIVVKNDAGWTVTPPSWRSDLETKEDLTEEIARLVGYDKIPATLPVAPPGRGLTRVQQQRRRLIQAMADAGLTEVLSYPFVSKAANDTFGTADEGAPRSAVKLANPISEEQGYLRTSILPGLIEVAKRNHSRGFRDLALFESGLVFLPGETMGTASIPPLGAKPADEVLDALYDGVPDQPFHVAAVLTGHDSPAAAAHTPRVWDWADALDVARLAGDILGVDLVVSQGSHQAFHPGRTARLALRTGEVVGYAGELHPKLLAASDMPARSVALELNADALFEAAPDVIVARHISTFPVATQDVALVVPADVPADEVLAALREGAGELLEDVALFDVYAGKGIEDGKKSLAFGLRFRAADRTLTADEASAARESAVALAAERFGAVQR comes from the coding sequence GTGCGTATCCCACTTTCCTGGCTGCGTGAATTCGCGGCAGTACCGGCCGGTGCAACGGCCGAAGACGTCATGGCAGAGCTGGTCAAGGTCGGTTTCGAAGAGGAAGCGGTCCACCGCCCCACGGACACCCTCCGGGGGCCCATCGTGGTGGGCCAGGTCCTGAGCCTCGTCAAGGAACCCCAGACCAACGGCAAAACCATCAACTGGTGCCAGGTCCGCGTTGTCCCCGAGGGGCAGGAGCAGGCCCTCACCGGAGACGGCATTGATCCCTCCGGTGTCCAAGGCATCATCTGCGGCGCCCATAACTTCGTTGAGGGCGACAAAGTGGTGGTCACCCTGCCGGGAGCCGTGCTGCCCGGAGACTTCCACATTTCCGCCCGCAAGACCTACGGACACCTCTCCGCCGGCATGATCGCATCCGTCCGCGAACTGGGCATCGGCGACGACCACGACGGCATCCTGGTGCTCTCCCGCATCGGTCTGGACCCGGAAGTGGGCACGGACGCCATGGAGCTGCTGGGCCTGTACGACGAGGCTGCGGAAATCAACGTCACCCCGGACCGCGGCTATGCGTTCTCCATCCGTGGTGTGGCCCGTGAGTACGCCCACGCCACCGGTACCGCCTTCACGGACCCCGCAGAGAAGGTCAACGCCCCGGCCGAGCTGTCCGGCGGCTACGGCGTCAAGCTCAACGACGACGCCCCCATCTACGGCAAGCCCGGCTGCGACCGCTTCGTGGCCCGGACTGTCCGCGGCGTGGACGCCACCAAGCCCGCCCCGCTGTGGATGGTGTCCCGGCTCCGGCTCGCGGGCATCCGCTCCATCTCGCTGCCGGTGGATATCTCCAACTACGTCATGCTCGAACTGGGCCAGCCCACGCACTGCTACGACCTGGACAAACTCTCCGGTGACATCGTGGTGCGGCGCGCGGCGGCAGCGGAGAAGATCACCACCCTGGACGGCAAGGAGCGCACCCTTGACGTTGAGGACCTCCTGATCACCGATGACTCCGGCGCCATCGGCATCGCGGGCGTCATGGGCGGGGCCGCCACCGAGGTGAGCAGTTCGACGTCGAACGTCCTGGTCGAAGCGGCACACTTCGACGACGTATCCATCGGACGTTCGCGGCGCCGGCACAAGCTGCCGTCCGAGGCGTCCAAGCGCTTCGAGCGCGGCGTCGACTGGCAGGTTGCGGGCATCGCTGCGCAGCGCGTGGTGGACCTCCTGGTGGAACTGGCCGGAGGAACCGCTGATGAGGCGGGAACCGACGTCGGCACCGCCCCGGAAACCGTCACCATTGAGCTGCCGGCCGGCTTCGCCGCCGCCCGCATCGGGGTCGATTTCACCGAAGCGCAGATCGTCACCTCGCTTGAGGACCTGGGCGCCATCGTGGTGAAGAACGACGCCGGCTGGACCGTTACGCCGCCCAGCTGGCGCAGCGACCTGGAAACCAAGGAAGACCTGACCGAGGAAATCGCCCGGCTGGTGGGATACGACAAGATCCCCGCCACGCTGCCCGTTGCCCCTCCCGGCCGCGGCCTCACCCGCGTCCAGCAGCAGCGCCGGCGCCTGATCCAGGCCATGGCGGATGCCGGCCTCACCGAGGTCCTGTCCTACCCCTTCGTGTCCAAGGCGGCCAACGACACCTTCGGTACTGCCGACGAAGGCGCACCCCGGAGCGCCGTCAAGCTGGCCAACCCGATCAGTGAGGAGCAGGGCTACCTGCGGACCTCGATCCTTCCCGGCCTGATCGAGGTGGCCAAGCGGAACCACTCCCGCGGGTTCCGCGACCTTGCCCTCTTCGAATCGGGCCTGGTGTTCCTGCCGGGCGAAACCATGGGCACCGCGTCCATCCCGCCGCTGGGCGCCAAGCCTGCCGATGAGGTGCTCGATGCACTGTACGACGGCGTCCCGGACCAGCCCTTCCACGTCGCCGCGGTCCTCACTGGCCATGACTCTCCGGCTGCTGCTGCCCATACCCCTCGGGTGTGGGATTGGGCGGATGCGCTGGATGTTGCCCGCCTTGCGGGGGACATCCTTGGCGTTGACCTGGTGGTCAGCCAGGGCAGCCACCAGGCGTTTCATCCGGGCCGCACGGCCCGGCTCGCGCTGCGCACCGGGGAAGTGGTGGGCTACGCCGGTGAGCTGCACCCCAAGCTGCTGGCAGCCTCGGACATGCCGGCCCGTTCAGTGGCGCTGGAACTCAATGCCGACGCCCTGTTCGAAGCCGCACCGGACGTGATCGTGGCCCGCCACATTTCCACCTTCCCGGTGGCCACCCAGGACGTGGCGCTCGTGGTCCCGGCCGACGTCCCGGCGGACGAGGTCCTCGCCGCCCTGCGTGAAGGTGCCGGCGAGCTGCTGGAGGACGTCGCCCTGTTCGACGTCTACGCCGGCAAGGGTATTGAGGACGGCAAGAAGTCGCTGGCCTTCGGGCTCCGGTTCCGTGCCGCGGACCGCACCTTGACCGCGGACGAAGCCTCGGCCGCGCGCGAAAGCGCCGTGGCCCTGGCCGCGGAACGCTTCGGAGCCGTGCAGCGCTAG
- the pheS gene encoding phenylalanine--tRNA ligase subunit alpha, which translates to MTETLPGAAIPNPTDEAAINAAVDQAITAIAGAATLDELKLVRLAHSGEKSPLSLANREIGRLPKDQKALAGKLLGAARGRVNKVLADRTAVLEAENDARILVEETVDVTAAPRRRRAGARHPLSTLQDRVADIFVGMGWEIAEGPEVESEWFNFDALNFKPDHPAREMQDTFFVEPPEAHLLMRTHTSPVQVRSMLEREVPIYVLCPGKVFRTDELDATHTPVFHQFEGLAIDKGLSMADLLGTLEHFTRQMFGEEAKVRLRPNYFPFTEPSAELDIFHPGAKGGPRWIEWGGCGMVNPNVLRAAGIDPDVYSGFAFGMGIERALMFRNEVGDMREMIEGDVRFSEQFGMEI; encoded by the coding sequence ATGACTGAAACTTTGCCGGGCGCCGCCATTCCGAACCCCACGGATGAGGCCGCCATCAACGCCGCTGTAGACCAGGCCATCACCGCCATTGCCGGTGCGGCCACCCTTGACGAGCTGAAGTTGGTGCGGCTTGCCCACAGCGGCGAGAAGTCCCCGCTGAGCCTTGCCAACCGTGAGATCGGCCGGTTGCCCAAGGACCAGAAGGCGCTCGCCGGAAAGCTGTTGGGTGCCGCCCGCGGCCGGGTCAACAAGGTGCTCGCCGACCGGACCGCCGTCCTGGAAGCCGAGAACGATGCCCGGATCCTGGTCGAGGAGACCGTGGATGTCACCGCCGCCCCCCGCCGCCGGCGTGCCGGCGCCCGCCATCCGCTGTCCACCCTCCAGGACCGCGTGGCGGACATCTTCGTCGGCATGGGCTGGGAAATCGCCGAGGGCCCCGAGGTCGAATCGGAGTGGTTCAACTTCGATGCCCTGAACTTCAAGCCGGACCACCCGGCCCGCGAAATGCAGGACACCTTCTTCGTGGAGCCGCCCGAAGCCCACCTGCTGATGCGCACGCACACCTCCCCGGTGCAGGTCCGCTCCATGCTGGAGCGCGAGGTCCCCATCTACGTGCTCTGCCCCGGCAAGGTGTTCCGCACCGACGAACTCGATGCCACCCACACCCCGGTGTTCCACCAGTTCGAGGGACTCGCCATCGACAAGGGCCTGTCCATGGCAGACCTGCTGGGCACCCTGGAGCACTTCACCCGCCAGATGTTCGGCGAGGAAGCAAAGGTCCGGCTGCGGCCCAACTACTTCCCGTTCACCGAGCCCTCGGCCGAACTGGACATCTTCCACCCCGGCGCCAAGGGCGGCCCGCGCTGGATCGAGTGGGGCGGCTGCGGCATGGTCAACCCCAACGTCCTGCGCGCCGCAGGTATCGACCCGGACGTCTATTCAGGTTTTGCCTTCGGCATGGGCATCGAGCGTGCCCTGATGTTCCGCAACGAAGTAGGAGACATGCGGGAAATGATCGAAGGCGATGTACGGTTCAGCGAGCAATTCGGGATGGAGATCTAG
- a CDS encoding SIMPL domain-containing protein — MSRPDQAPGDTGTVTVTGTGWAEAPPDLVTVSVAVECRAQSVEEAYAAAGQSLSTVAAALRDHGIGPADLRTNGLSVRADLAWRDGEGQKLVGYVAGGSLAVRLRDVGSAPAAISRAIESGGDDVRLDSLQLVLSDDPAARAQAREAAWQDAFRAAAQFASLASAGLGRVLSVTHQRGAPGPVPVAGLQRASTVEGPAIESGTNRVEAGVTVTWELLH, encoded by the coding sequence ATGAGCCGGCCGGACCAGGCCCCCGGGGATACCGGCACAGTCACCGTTACAGGGACCGGGTGGGCAGAGGCGCCGCCTGATCTGGTGACGGTTTCCGTGGCGGTGGAGTGCCGCGCGCAGTCGGTGGAGGAAGCGTATGCGGCGGCCGGACAGAGCCTTTCCACAGTGGCCGCGGCGCTCCGGGACCACGGCATTGGCCCGGCCGACCTCCGGACGAACGGGCTGTCGGTACGGGCCGACCTCGCGTGGCGGGACGGCGAAGGCCAAAAACTCGTGGGCTACGTTGCAGGCGGCAGCCTCGCCGTCAGGCTGAGGGACGTCGGGAGCGCCCCGGCCGCCATCTCCAGGGCCATTGAGTCAGGCGGAGACGACGTCCGGCTCGACAGCCTGCAACTGGTCCTTTCCGATGACCCCGCCGCCCGCGCTCAGGCCAGGGAGGCCGCTTGGCAGGACGCGTTCCGCGCGGCCGCCCAGTTCGCCTCGCTCGCTTCAGCCGGCCTGGGCCGTGTGCTGTCCGTGACGCACCAACGGGGTGCTCCGGGCCCGGTACCGGTTGCCGGCTTGCAGCGGGCATCCACGGTGGAAGGGCCGGCCATCGAATCCGGCACGAACAGGGTGGAGGCCGGCGTGACGGTCACCTGGGAGCTGCTGCACTAG